From Epinephelus lanceolatus isolate andai-2023 chromosome 12, ASM4190304v1, whole genome shotgun sequence, the proteins below share one genomic window:
- the LOC117272524 gene encoding uncharacterized protein LOC117272524, with protein sequence MTENIKQLQIKISQLKQLLKSTHQNFTLLGSEYVQLKLLENATQYNLTLLSAENTQLSLLLQGKPNLQVENKEPNMILNSTLENCDPVRGENRQVKLLLRESLDTINMVSAESKQLRMLLHNEQQTSIQLEAKNQHQRSLLLSNKLSSFWRFCNKDTLQCSRCPPGWVEHASRCFLLSQKAENWEEARRNCLDMGGDLAVVLSADDQAFLTNMTFQFAQQHPQTVFHAAWIGLQDMVKEGIHLWVSGNTIQTDVIYWDPLKPNNAMALWDKDGAGPDCVAIVPPSHIGQENWLNSWDDIICGDQRHYLCETMALTLSALT encoded by the coding sequence ATGACAGAAAACATCAAgcagctgcaaattaaaatcaGTCAGCTGAAGCAACTTCTGAAGTCTACTCATCAAAACTTCACCCTTCTGGGAAGTGAGTATGTCCAACTGAAGCTGCTCGAAAACGCAACACAGTACAACCTCACCTTGTTGtctgctgaaaacacacagctgaGCCTGCTCTTGCAAGGAAAACCCAATTTGCAAGTGGAGAACAAAGAGCCGAACATGATTCTAAATTCAACCCTGGAAAACTGTGACCCTGTGAGAGGGGAGAACAGACAAGTGAAGCTGCTTCTGAGAGAATCATTGGACACCATCAACATGGTGTCTGCAGAAAGCAAACAGCTGCGCATGCTGTTACACAATGAACAACAAACCTCCATTCAGCTGGAAGCAAAGAATCAACACCAGCGTTCACTCCTGCTCTCCAACAAACTGTCCTCCTTCTGGAGATTCTGCAACAAGGACACGCTGCAGTGTTCCCGCTGCCCGCCTGGCTGGGTCGAGCATGCTTCACGTTGCTTCCTCCTGTCTCAGAAAGCAGAGAATTGGGAAGAAGCTCGCAGGAACTGTCTTGACATGGGAGGTGACCTGGCTGTTGTTTTGAGTGCAGACGACCAGGCATTCTTGACCAACATGACTTTTCAGTTTGCACAGCAGCATCCTCAGACAGTCTTCCATGCAGCGTGGATCGGATTGCAGGACATGGTGAAGGAGGGCATCCATCTCTGGGTCAGTGGCAACACAATCCAAACAGATGTCATTTACTGGGACCCCCTGAAGCCGAACAACGCCATGGCCCTCTGGGACAAAGATGGGGCAGGGCCGGACTGTGTTGCCATCGTCCCACCGTCACACATTGGACAGGAGAACTGGCTAAACTCCTGGGATGACATTATTTGTGGTGACCAGAGGCACTACCTGTGTGAGACCATGGCTCTCACTTTGTCAGCACTAACGTAG
- the LOC117271474 gene encoding uncharacterized protein LOC117271474 has protein sequence MARISTILFICVTSLLSGVKSVSELCRGTRCFSGQDWSRPCVGAHCQGRTEAAATRRQLHHSAQSRQGQVYQGYQQDAHYSHHQAQSAPLAPYTIVQPQQGGYAQHAVTDGTRRTNPRTITAEVFHPGCAGGTCPTTGSHRKTSDDSATRECKGIECKLPHRMRQKPKSCVGDGCGAHAGDDARGHSSPVHVTDRAAQFLDELPDFGSERGAWIQLTCDMKPGSNELPSEDALVLQLQLSKSQEKLVEALRGQQDEVRELQRLLTEQQGTLVNQQREILEQQRRMYEQMEQVKAQYNIMMDSIKQTSFPNLQTELDSRMESMSGQVRAHQAQQALSLHKVDMEASVMEVGRSLLSCGSCGPEEYCGFSSGYPRCEKCTICPAGFFLVDQCSVHTDRICQDRDECLEIADLCGDVQKCLNTPGGFRCQGMTERDANSGMCGHGYFFNSDMDECQACNECDGDPVASPCTFITDTICSGPTTSGDSTLSLSWAGDVNLPGTRGHVLAHAFPSVQLHILGRSDAALVSAEDGRLVLRQHGLVWLDENLSVSHGCRSFIQLCLRMNSTDSSEGRDLSGIRIEQQEARSLQSISISGVAEVAPGHMISIFLRSASHHCNQSSEGLQLYDPSAAPLSLLWLSHDTGAVAMTAQAMVSAHYHTNYRPVFRTTSTSDPYVVGLTHDGRGIRFAESGTVRFVFQQALYSMGQACVSEGFQLLAYLNRNGTGTELCRTFKPGVHYRDTSLSMSGVAKVDSGDTLGFEILSPAQCNVRFFGDETGISILSLVWVPAAISSSLSAAVSHTGLPSGAVRNKPLFFHQTSAQVSQMELLGKGSIDQRRDFVFRESGTASVALDLKLIHSCNLVKVTLLRRSEGTGGGREVEGARPVPLAQQVGGQMPDGSRWASISLRASFQVHNGTAMFFTLDCVRGRVNQISYQTGSGVSVLWVAA, from the exons ATGGCACGTATCTCTACTATATTGTTCATCTGCGTAACATCTTTGCTCAGTGGAGTTAAGAGCGTATCTGAATTGTGCCGGGGGACGCGCTGTTTCTCTGGCCAGGACTGGAGCAGACCGTGCGTCGGAGCGCACTGCCAGGGGCGCACGGAGGCAGCAGCGACCCGACGACAGCTTCACCACTCTGCGCAGTCCAGACAAGGACAAGTCTACCAGGGTTACCAACAGGATGCTCATTACAGTCATCACCAAGCCCAGAGCGCACCGCTGGCACCGTACACCATCGTCCAACCTCAGCAGGGAGGGTATGCGCAACACGCGGTCACGGATGGCACCAGGAGGACGAACCCGAGAACCATCACGGCGGAGGTGTTTCACCCTGGTTGCGCCGGTGGGACCTGTCCGACCACAGGCTCTCACCGCAAGACAAGTGATGACAGTGCAACGCGGGAATGCAAAGGGATTGAATGTAAACTTCCTCACCGGATGCGCCAGAAGCCCAAGTCTTGCGTCGGAGACGGCTGCGGTGCGCATGCAGGTGACGACGCGAGAGGACACTCTTCACCGGTTCATGTGACGGATAGAGCGGCGCAGTTTCTGGATGAGCTTCCAGACTTTGGGTCGGAACGTGGCGCATGGATACAGCTGACATGTGACATGAAACCAG GGTCCAATGAGCTCCCCTCAGAGGACGCTcttgtgctgcagctgcagctgtcaaagAGCCAGGAGAAGCTTGTTGAGGCCCTCAGGGGCCAGCAGGACGAGGTCAGGGAGCTGCAGAGGCTTCTCACTGAGCAGCAGGGGACGCTGGTCAACCAGCAGAGAGAAATCctggagcagcagaggaggatgtATGAACAGATGGAGCAA GTTAAAGCCCAGTACAACATCATGATGGATAGCATCAAACAAACATCTTTCCCAAACCTCCAGACAGAGCTGGACAGTCGCATGGAAAGCATGAGTGGGCAGGTCAGAGCTCACCAAGCACAGCAGGCTCTGTCTCTGCACAAGGTGGACATGGAGGCCAGCGTGATGGAG GTGGGGCGCTCTCTGTTGTCCTGCGGGAGCTGTGGTCCTGAGGAGTACTGTGGCTTCAGCAGCGGTTATCCTCGCTGTGAGAAATGTACCATCTGTCCTGCCGGCTTCTTCCTGGTCGACCAGTGTTCAGTCCACACAGACAGAATCTGCCAG GACAGAGATGAGTGCCTTGAAATAGCTGATCTGTGTGGAGATGTACAAAAATGTCTCAATACTCCAG GTGGATTCAGGTGCCAGGGCATGACAGAGCGAGACGCCAACTCAGGAATGTGCGGCCATGGCTACTTCTTCAACTCAGACATGGACGAGTGTCAGGCGTGTAATGAGTGTGATGGAGACCCAGTGGCTTCACCTTGTACCTTCATCACAGACACCATCTGCTCTGGCCCTACTACGTCAGGTGACAgcaccctctctctgtcctgggCTGGAGATGTGAATCTGCCTGGCACAAGAGGCCACGTCCTGGCTCATGCCTTCCCCAGCGTGCAGCTTCACATCCTGGGGAGAAGTGATGCCGCTCTGGTCTCTGCTGAGGATGGGCGCCTGGTGCTGAGGCAGCACGGTCTGGTCTGGCTGGATGAGAATCTGTCGGTGAGCCACGGCTGTCGTAGCTTCATCCAGTTGTGTCTGCGTATGAACAGCACAGACAGCTCTGAGGGCCGTGATCTCAGTGGCATCAGGATCGAGCAGCAGGAGGCAAGGTCGCTTCAGAGCATCAGCATCAGTGGGGTAGCAGAGGTCGCCCCAGGTCACATGATCTCCATCTTCCTCAGGAGCGCGAGCCACCACTGTAACCAAAGCAGTGAAGGTCTGCAGCTGTACGATCCCTCAGCAGCTCCGCTCAGTCTCCTCTGGCTCTCCCATGACACTGGGGCTGTTGCCATGACAGCACAGGCCATGGTGTCTGCACACTACCATACAAACTATCGCCCAGTCTTCcgcaccacctccacctctgacCCTTATGTTGTGGGACTGACTCATGACGGCCGGGGGATCCGATTTGCAGAAAGTGGCACAGTGCGTTTTGTGTTTCAGCAGGCGTTGTACTCCATGGGCCAGGCGTGTGTGAGTGAGGGATTCCAACTGTTGGCGTACCTCAATCGTAACGGAACTGGCACAGAGCTGTGTCGTACCTTCAAACCAGGGGTCCACTATCGAGACACATCCTTATCAATGTCTGGAGTGGCTAAAGTTGACTCTGGGGATACGCTTGGCTTTGAGATCCTCTCTCCTGCTCAGTGCAACGTACGTTTCTTTGGCGACGAGACAGGCATCAGTATCCTCAGCTTGGTTTGGGTCCCTGCAGCTATCTCTTCATCTCTGTCTGCTGCCGTGTCTCACACTGGCCTTCCTTCAGGAGCAGTTCGAAACAAACCACTGTTCTTCCACCAGACCAGCGCTCAGGTGTCCCAGATGGAGCTGCTGGGGAAGGGATCCATAGATCAGAGACGAGATTTTGTCTTCAGGGAGAGTGGCACAGCTAGTGTGGCTCTGGATCTCAAACTCATTCACTCCTGCAACCTGGTCAAGGTGACTCTTCTGAGGCGAAGTGAGGGGACAGGAGGAGGCCGGGAGGTAGAGGGAGCGCGACCTGTTCCTCTGGCCCAGCAGGTGGGTGGTCAGATGCCTGACGGCAGCCGTTGGGCCAGTATTAGCCTGCGGGCATCCTTCCAGGTTCATAATGGCACAGCGATGTTCTTCACACTGGACTGTGTACGCGGACGAGTCAACCAGATCAgctaccaaacaggaagtggagtgTCAGTCCTCTGGGTGGCAGCATAA